A segment of the Aureliella helgolandensis genome:
TTCGGACCATTGAAGCCGACGAACGAGCTAGGTTTGCAATCGATCATGCTCAGTACATCAACCGCAGCCGATTGCATAGGTGATTTGGGGAGCATGATTGGGGAGGTTCTTTTCCTAAGCAAGCAAAAACGGTAGCGGTGTAGAGCAGCCGTGCTTTCGCCGAATCTTCAGAAGTGTGACAAATTCCACGGCGGCTCAATCCGAAGGGTTGATCCCGACAAAGCACCTGAAAGCATTGAAGACCGAAATATGTTTCACGACATTGTGCACCGCTGCTACGAGCGACGTTCCGGCTTGCGAAGTGCGATCATGCTTGCAACTCGCAATGGATCTGGTTCTATTCAAATCGCGGTACGTGCGGTGCAACGGCCTGTTGTTGTCGTACTGTACGTTGTTAGCTTTCTGGTTTGCCAAGGCTTCCCTGTCCAGTCAGCGGCTTGGGGCAAAGACTATCTATTTACATTAGCTGGTGGATACAGCCCCGAAGGAAATCAGGCTTCCCTGGAAGCAAATGTGCTGTTTTTGCAGGACATCTTAGCCTCTGATGAGTTGGAACCGGTCGAGCACTCGATTTTTTTCTCCGATGGCTTCGATGATACGGCGGATGTGCAAATTGTAGATCCGTCGGATCCAACATTGCCTGTAACCGACCTCCTCAAGAGTCTGTACAGTTTGGGGCGCCAATCGACCAATCTAGACTATCGTGATCATCAGATTCCTAACATTGCTGGACCATTAGAGCCGTCCAATATCAAGGCGGCCATGCAGCGCGTGGTGAGCCGGTTGACCGCTGGCGATCGCCTCTTGATCTACGTAACTGCCCACGGAAGCGCAGCAACCGGCCGTAATCAGTACAACACTTCGATCAATTGTTGGGATAGGCAGTTTATCCATGTTAAGGAGTTTTCTACTTGGCTTGATGAAGTGCCGCCGGAAGTGCCAACCATTATGGTCATGGCCCAATGCTATGCTGGCGGATTTGCGCACTCCATCTTTGACAGGGGGAATCAGCGCAACGGCCTCGCAAAGAACTTGCGGGTTGGCTTCTTCGCACAGCAGCACGATTTGGCGGCGGCCGGGTGTCGACCTGATATTGAGAACGATGAAGAATACAGTAGTTATTTTTGGGGAGCGCTCGTAGGGCGGAGCCGCACGGGCCATACGATCCATGCTGCCGATTTCGACCAAGACGGTGTGGTCACCTTTTCCGAGGCGCACGGTCACGCGATCTTGGCCAGCAATACGATTGACATTCCCTTGCGCACCACAGATGCATTGCTCCGTGTTTACAGTCGCATTGATCAATACCAACTCGACGACTCATCAATTGGGGGAGGAGGGAGCTCGCATTCTTCAGAATCTGAAAACGCCGACGAGGAAGCCGACTCTCTTGACTTCCCTCTGCAGGAGCCAGCATCTGCTACGTCAGTGGGGCGGACGACGGCTATTCCAATTAGCTCCCAGCCCCAGAATGTTCCGAAATTGCATTCGATGAGCGGCACGCTGAACGAGATCTGCGAGCACACGAGCCCTGCAACTGTCCGCGAGATTCAGGGGCTTGCCCAGCAACTGCAGATCGAACTGACGGAGGAGGTGACCGTAGTATTCGATCGCTACCAAGAACTGCGTCAGGGTACTCGCCGGAGCTCACGTTTTCGCGGTGGCCGCCGTTCGCGTGGCCGAAGTTCTGGCCGACGTCAACTGCGTGAAGCGATCGGCGAACAATGGCCCGATTTGGGCGCATCGGACCATTGGCGCGACTCGCCATTGCTAGCTGTGGAAGGGCAAGCCGAGCTGATGGACTCCATACAGCAGCTGCCCGCCTACAAAGCCTACTCGCAGGCTCAGCTCGAGCGGCAAGCGACAAACCAAGAGCGTGAGCTCCTCGAAGTCCAGCAGGTTAAATATCAGCGATTGATCTTTGCGATGGAGACGGCCCTGTTAGCCAAGAATCTGCCGCATGTAGCACCACCCGAAGTTCTTGCAGTCTACGAGTCCATGCAGCATCTAGAGCAATCGTCTCTCCACCACCGCTAAACAGCCTAGCCCCTCCCAAGAGTGCCCTCAGCCCTCCAAAATCCAATCAGTGCCACCCACCTATCCCGATAGGTGCCATCCACTGATTGGCAAATGTGGATGGCACCTTTTGGCTTTTTGGCTCTCGGGGGAAGCTGCTGCTAGCGAGAGCTCTGTGCTAGCAAAGGCGTCGCTTGTTGGACGATGAGACCCCGCATGAGAGGCGGTGTTTTGCAGAGAGAGGCCGTCGTCTTCCAGCGGCGAGCTAGGCGAGCGCACAGCGATCGCGTGCTGCACAGGAGATCGTCGGAAAATGGGGGCTAGCTGGCAGGAGGCAGCAAGAAGGGGGCTACCCAGATGCGAGAAAGCACTCGCTGGCCTTCTGCTGGCCGTGATGGCAACGCCGATTGTGCCGACGTGCGTCGGCGGACATGGTACTCGGGCGCCCCGCACAGGTACTCCGGCCAAAGTAGCGTTTGTAATCCCACACCAAGTCACGCCACATCGAGACCTCGATCCCAGTCGACGCTAAAGCCGATTGCAGTCGCTGCGGTACTTTGGAGGCGGCCTGCTTAATACGCTGGGCCGCCGTCCACTGCAGTAGCTCCAGGTACTTACTCCAGTCCATGCACAAGAAGCCGCGGTCGCTGGCTCGCAATCCGCCCGCATGAGCCTGCGGGTCGTTCGACAACGTTTGACTGGCCAGTTCTAGAGGTGCCAGCCAGCTGTCTCGCAAGACACGCTTGCCGGTGGGATTGCGACGTTTCGCCTTTTGTTCCTGCATCCGCTGCTGCACGGGTGTCTCGCGTATTTTCTTCCCCGCTTCGGCGGTGGGCACCGCCCGTAGATCGAAGGCTGCTGAATCGATCTTTGCGCCCCGCTCAGCCTGGATGCGATCGTAGGCTGAGGTGTGTTCGGCTTGTTCCGGGGACTCGGCCATCGCCGCTCGAATGGGATTCAAGTCGACATACATGGCGCAGGCCAGCAAGCCCGCATCGTCGGCGAGCCGTTGTGCTTTGAAGCGGCCTTCCCAGAATCGTCCCGTGCATTTCTCTTGAGCGTTCGCGAGCCGCGCGACAGGCTCGGCCAGAGCTCGCATAAACCAAGAGATATCGGACAAACGCGAGCGAATCACCGCCATGCGCTCCTGGTCTCTAATTAACGCCTGCACATCGGCCTCGGTGGGCTCTGCCAAATGCTCCTCAAACCGACGCCCGGGAAAGACTTTCAGCCACCGCTGGGCAACCTCTTCCTCCGACCACAGGGCAACCACGTCGGGACGATTTCGCAAGATGATGTGGAGGTGTGAGCTGAGAATGGCATAGGTCAGTACGTCTATGCCGAACGCGGAAGCGAGGGCTTCCATCCGTCGCCGGATCCACTCGCGGCGGAAGGAGTAATCCTTACCAGAGACAGGGTCGACGCCAGTCAGGAACGCTCTTCGTACACAACGTTGTATGGCATGCACGATACAGACTTCGCCCGCTTGAAATTGTTCATTACGGTTGGGTCTACTCATCACAAGCACCTCCTAGGAGCACCGGTTCAGTCTAACATTCTGTCATCCTTCGTCAATTAAAATCTGGCGGACACCTACTTGACAATCTGCGAGAGATGGATGGCACCTATCGGGGATTGCTAGCAACAGGTGGAAGGTGGTGGAACCTATTGGGAATAGTGGAAGATGGGTGGCACCTTTCGGGGAGGGGGGGATTGCGGTGGAAACCTTGCGGATGACATGGTCGGTGGAGGTGTTTTGGCAAATTCTTGGGGGATAGCGGTGAAGGCAGGGGAAGTGATGGTAGGGGGGGCGTAAAATGGTTGGGATTAAAACCCGCCTAGATTTTGGAACCGATGCTATGCGACGCCGTGAATTGCTATCTTTGATTTCGCTCTCTTTACCACCTCTACTTGTGGATACGTCGTTTCGCGGCTTGTTGCACGCCGCACCCGCCAGTTTGGGCGAGCGAAATGCAGACGTGGTGGTGGTTGGCGGAGGACTTGGCGGTTGTGCCGCTGCGTTGGCCGCGGCGCGGGCTGGTTGTCGTGTAATCTTGACCGAAGAGACCGACTGGCTGGGGGGACAATTAAGCTCGCAGGCAGTCCCACCCGACGAACATTCCAAGATTGAAACTTCCGGTTGCACTTCTGCCTACCGCGAACTTCGAGACGCCATCCGAGGGTACTACCGTCAATACATGCCTCTAACTGCAGCCGCCCGCGCTCAAACGCACTTGAATCCCGGGCAGGGTAGCGTTTCAAGAATCTGTCATGAACCACGCGTGGCTGTCGCAGCGCTTTACCAAATGCTCGGACCGCATCTGGCCGATGGTCGTCTTACGATCCTGCTGAACCACCGTCCGACCGCTGCGAACACCGATGGCGATCGAGTGCTGAGCGTGACTTGCCAGAACGCCGGGACTGGCGAGAGGGTTGAGCTTACCGGCACCTCGTTCGTCGATGCCACGGAGACGGGCGAACTGCTACCATTGACGGGAACGGAATTCGTCACTGGCTTTGAATCTCAAGCTGAAACCGCTGAACCTCACGCACCGACCAGCGCACAGCCGCAGAACCATCAGGCCGCGACTTGGTGTTTTCCTATCCAATATATTGCGGAGGGGGACTTTACGATTGCCAAACCTGATCAGTACGATTTTTGGCGGTCGTACGTTCCCGCACTGAAACCAGCTTGGCCTGGAAAGCTTTTCGATTGGACGTACTCCAATCCAGCCACTTTCGAGCCTCGCACGCTTGCGTTTGATCCGCAAAAAGAAGCTGCAGGTTGGTGGTTGTATCGGCGAATCGCTGCAGCCAAGAACTTCATCCCCGGGGCGTATCGGGGCAGTATTAGTTTAGTCAATTGGCCTCAGAATGATTACCTGGAAGGCAATTTCTATGATGTCACCGCAGAGGAGCAGCAGAGGCACATGCAGGGGGCGAAACAGCTGAGTTTGTCCCTTATGTACTGGATGCAAACGGAAGCTCCTCGCCCCGATGGTGGTACTGGATGGCCGGAATTGCGGCTATGCCCAGAGGTGGTTGGCACCGACGATGGGTTGGCCAAGTATCCCTATATCCGGGAGTCGCGTCGCATCCGAGCGCGCTTTACGGTGCTCGAGCAGCACATAAGCCAAGCAGCGAGAATGGAGGAGACTGGGTTAGAGGCAAGTGAAGTCAAAGCCGCATCGTTCCAGGATACGGTTGGCGTTGGCAGCTATCGTCTCGATCTGCACCCCAGCACTGGTGGTGACAACTACATCGATCTGGCATCGCTACCGTTCGAAATTCCCCTCGGCGCGCTGATCCCTGAGCGAATGCAGAACCTCTACGCAGGCTGTAAGAACCTCGGCGTGACACACTTATCTAATGGCTGTTACCGCTTGCATCCGGTCGAATGGAACATAGGCGAAGCGGCTGGAACTCTGGCTGCTCACTGCCATGAACAGAAGTGCAGCGGCGAGGCGATCCATTCCAATCCTAAAAAACTAGCTGCGTTTCAGACGCGGCTACAAGCGAATGGCGTGCAGCTCCATTGGTAATGTCGAGCTTGCATCACTGATGGGAAGAACTCCAGGGGGGGCATCAGCGCAAGGTGTCGTGTGCTTCCCGCTTCCCGTCGGACTGTCGGACTGTTCCAGCGTGCGTCGGAAGGGGCATCCTTGGAAATGAGCTTGTCGGAAAGGTTTACGGTCGGACGATGGGCGGAGTCTCCATGGGGGCCTCTTTCGTGGTTGGGCCGGTGGAACCGGCTCGGATAACTCTCTGATGGAGGCGATCGGGCTTGCGTTCTGGAGTTGGTTTCTGAGTTTTGCACCTGCGGGGTGCCGTGAGGTACAATACACAAACTGCTGATCAATCCCACCCCATTGGCATCCCTCCTGCCGTTCCTGCGAGTGCTGTATATGTATTTCTGTGCAAAGTGCTTCGATGGCCAGTTCCCCGGTACAGGAAAGGCCCTGAGGTACACCTTCATGTTGTGGCTGTATCTTGCGGTCAGTTTTGGACAAGCGGCTGCGCAGGGATTGGAGCCATCGAAGGCGACGTTCGAATCGACCGTGGCCGTGATCTTTGAGAAGCACTGTATCGGTTGTCATACAGCAGGGATCGAGAAGGGGGAGTTTTCGATTTCAACCTCCACGGACCTTGTGGACAATCAATATGTCTTGGCCGGCGATCCGGACGGTAGCTATCTTCTTGACCTGGTGACACCTGCTGACGATGCCGCTGCTGAGATGCCCAAGGATTCTCCGCCACTTTCTGCTGCAGAAATTGCGACTTTACGGAATTGGATTGCTGAGGGAGCGCATTGGCCCGATGATTTTGTGGTGCGGGAAAAGCCGAAGGCGGGGGACTCATGGTGGTCGTTGCAACCTTTACGGACTCCGCCACCGAGCGAGTTGCACAATCCTGAAAATTTGCAGTCGCATGAGGCAAGCGTTGCAACCGCGGCTTCCCGGATCGACGAGCTTCTAGCAGTCCAATTGCGCAAAGCTGGTCTAGCGTCCAATCCACCAGCTGACAGACGTGTGCTAATTCGGCGTGCTACTTATGATCTAACGGGGCTTCCCCCCTCAGCTCAGGAAGTGGCTAATTTTGTGTCGGATCAGAGTGAAAATGCCTTTGAGAAAGTTGTGGATCGCTTGTTGGCATCACCCCACTACGGGGAGCGTTGGGGGAGGCATTGGCTGGATGTGGTGAGATTCGGAGAGAGCAATGGCTATGAACGCAATGAGATCCATAACAACGCCTGGCCATTCCGCGATTACATCATCCGGTCTCTCAATCAGGATAAGCCATTCGATAGGTTGATCACGGAACACTTAGCGGGGGACGTCGTGGCACCAGGTGATCCTAATGTTGAAGTTGGATCAGCGTTCCTTGTCTTGGGGCCATACGATGATGTTGGCAATCAAGACGCCGTGCAAGCCGCTCAGATCCGCGCCAACACGCTTGACGAGATGATCCGAACGACGACGGAGGCCTTCTTGGGGCTTACCGTCGGCTGTGCTCGCTGCCATGATCACAAGTTCGATCCTATACTTGCTCGCGATTACTATCAGTTCTATTCAACCTTTGCAGGAACGCGGCACGCAAGCCGAACGATCGCCACTGAGGAGCAAGCTGCCGCCCGACAAGCGGAGTTGCAGCCGTTGCAGGACGAGCTCAAGACGCTTCACCAGCAGCAGGCAGCCCTGGAGGAAGAGCTCGCAGCTCAGCAAGATGTCGAGCAGCCGCCTTCGGGGAAGGAGCTCGAAGCAAAATTAGGTGACCTCAAGGAACGCCTCTCGCAAGTGCAAGCTTCGATTGCCAAGGTGGAAGAGTATCCCAACTGGTGGATCGGACAACATGTCGCGGCGGACGCAGTAGGTCCGTTTCACATTTTTGTCGGTGGAGATCCACAGCGCTTGGGCGAAGCAATCCAGCCGGCTAGTTTGGTGGCGCTTAGCGAGGTGGCCCCCAGCTACCAACTCCCCGTGGATTCGTCGGAAGGGGCACGGCGGTTAAAGCTCGCCGAATGGTTGACCGACGCGAAAAATCCATTGACACCCCGAGTACTGGTCAACCGCATCTGGCAATACCATTTCGGAATTGGAATCGTCGATACGCCCAGCGACTTTGGGTACATGGGAGGGCGGCCAAGTCATCCCGAATTGTTGGATTGGCTTGCGCTTGAATTATTGGAGAATCAATGGCGGATCAAACCGATTCACAAGCTGATCATGATGTCGCGAGCATACCAACAGTCGAGCGATTATGTTGAAGCTGCGGGACGTATCGACGGTGAATCGCGACTGTTGTGGCGATTTCCACCTCGACGGCTGACGGCGGAAGAGATTCGAGATACGTGGCTAGCGGTGTCGGGAGCCTTAGATTTACGGATGGGAGGAGCGGGGTTTCGGTTGTTTCGCTATTCGCAAGACAATGTCGCGACCTATTATCCGTTGGACGAGCATCCCCCAGAAACTTATCGACGCGCGATCTACCATCAAACGACTCGAGCGACGCGAACCGACATGATGAGTGACTTTGATCAACCCGATTGTGCTTTTGCGACGCCTCGTCGCGCCTCGACCACTACGCCTCTCCAAGCATTGACGTCGCTCAATCATCGATTTGTCCAAGACATGTCCAACTTGCTGGCTTCGCGAATCGACGGACGGCTGCCCAAGACGGATGAGGGGCGAGTCGCTATCGCGTTTGAGTTGTGCTACGCGCGGCCACCGGAGTCGGATGAGTTGCTGGTCTGCACTGAAATGTTGTCCGAGCATGGCTTGGCTGCGTTGTGTCGTGTGTTGTTGAATACTAGTGAGTTGATTTACGTAGAGTAGTGAGCAGGATGTACGAACCCAATCGAGAGATGGAAGCTAGCCTACGAGACATTTCTCGGCGCGGATTTTTAGGAAATGCCTCGTCGGGATTAGCTGGGGTCGGCTTACTGCAGTTACTGGCGGGTGAAATTGCCGTTGGGGGCAACGCTCCTAGCGGGACCGACAGCCTGGGATTGCATTATCGTCCACGCGCTAAGCGAGTGTTGCAGATTTTCTGTCCGGGGGCTGCATCCCACATGGATCTTTGGGAGCATAAGCCAGCGCTCGCGAAGTACGCAGGCAAACCACTACCGGGTGAGGAATCCTATGTTTCCTTTCAAGGCAAAAACGGAAATCTGATGGACTCCCCGTGGCCATTTGTGCCTGTGGGCAATTGCGGAAAACCGATTAGCAGTATGTTGCCACAGATGTCGAGACACGTGGATGATATTGCGTTCGTACACTCGATGCACAGTCGCACCAACACGCATGGACCAGGCTGCGTCTTTATGAATTCCGGGCACGACACCGAAGGGTTTCCTAGCTCCGGTGCTTGGATGAGCTATGCCTTAGGGAGTGAGAACGAGAATCTACCGGCGTTTGTAGCCCTGCCAGATGTGCGCGGTGAGCCTCCGAATGGGAAGGCGAATTGGACGAACGGCTTTCTTCCCGCACGCCATCAAGCGATCATGATGAATGCCCAACAACCGATTCGCAACCTGAAGCCACCGCCGGGGATTGACGCGCAGGAAGACCTCGCGTCGCGCGATCTGTTGGAAAAATTGAACCGTCGCTTCGCGGTAGCTCATCCCGCCGAATCGGATTTGCAAGCGCGAATCGCTGCCTACCAACTTGCAGCGAGGATGCAGTTGTCGGCTCCTGAAGTTTCAGATCTGTCCCAGGAATCGAAGGTCACGCATCAGATGTACGGGACCGCGGACCCCAATCCTCTCAAAGCGGCCTACGCTCAGAATTGCCTATTGGCCAAACGATTGCTGGTACGTGGGGTGCGCAGCGTCAATCTGTATTGCGGTTCGAGAGCATCTGGCGTCGACGGCTTACTTAATTGGGATGCCCACAAAACATTAAAGGACGATTATGAACGCCACTTGCCGATCTTCGACGGCCCGACTGCAGCGCTGTTGACAGACCTTAAGAAACTCGGCCTACTCGATGACACACTTGTCCTGTGGATGACGGAATTTGGCCGCATGCCGACGCATCAAGAGGGGACCAAAGGACGCGATCATAACCCAGATGGATTTACGTGTTGGATGATGGGGGCCGGGGTGAAAGGCGGAGTGAGCTACGGAAGTACCGACGAGTTTGGGAGGCGAGCTCTGGAGAATCCAACGACGGTTTGGGATTTTTATGCAACGGTGCTGCATCTGCTCGGGCTCGATCATGAGCGATTGACGTGGTACCACAATGGGCTGGACCGCAGGTTGACGGATGTACAGGGAAATCTAATTCAAGAGATCCTAGCTTGAGGCTGCCCCAGTGCAGAGGAGTGGACTAGTAGAGAAGTCGTCGAGCAGAGCAGCTGTCGAGTCGTTTAGGGGGATTGGCTCCAATAGTCCCAGGCCAGTTGCACGGCCCCTTGTACGGGCTCTTCAACGAGCTTGGATTGCGTTGGTGCGATGTTCAAGAGTCGCAGTTGATTTTGAACCAGTTCGCAGTAGGAAGGTTGTTTGCAGAGGAGGCTGCCCGTCAGTGCTAGGGAATAGCGTGTTGAGTCGAGTTGTTGAACTACGGAATGCACCATGTTGGCGAGGTGGGTTGCTCCCTCAGTGACTAGGTCGTGCACGCACTGCTGGGTAAGAGCCAATTCGAAACAGAGGACGGACAATTCCGCAATACGCTCCTTCGGACTGGGCGACAGTGACTGGCCGGGAGTCGCGTGGGGCGCGTTGTAGGTCCAAGGAATGAGATCGGAGGGTTGATTGCATTCGGTACGCTCGAGAACTGCGTTTAGCACAGCTGGCTCATTGAGTCGACCGTCGGCGGTTTGGCAGGCGAGTTGTAGCAATCCACGTCCTAAGGCGTAGCCGCTACCTTCGTCGCCCAGGAGGTACCCCCACCCACCGCTTCGCAGCGACCTCCCCTCTGAGGACTTACCCCAGGCGATGGAGCCCGTTCCAGCCA
Coding sequences within it:
- a CDS encoding DUF1553 domain-containing protein, producing the protein MLWLYLAVSFGQAAAQGLEPSKATFESTVAVIFEKHCIGCHTAGIEKGEFSISTSTDLVDNQYVLAGDPDGSYLLDLVTPADDAAAEMPKDSPPLSAAEIATLRNWIAEGAHWPDDFVVREKPKAGDSWWSLQPLRTPPPSELHNPENLQSHEASVATAASRIDELLAVQLRKAGLASNPPADRRVLIRRATYDLTGLPPSAQEVANFVSDQSENAFEKVVDRLLASPHYGERWGRHWLDVVRFGESNGYERNEIHNNAWPFRDYIIRSLNQDKPFDRLITEHLAGDVVAPGDPNVEVGSAFLVLGPYDDVGNQDAVQAAQIRANTLDEMIRTTTEAFLGLTVGCARCHDHKFDPILARDYYQFYSTFAGTRHASRTIATEEQAAARQAELQPLQDELKTLHQQQAALEEELAAQQDVEQPPSGKELEAKLGDLKERLSQVQASIAKVEEYPNWWIGQHVAADAVGPFHIFVGGDPQRLGEAIQPASLVALSEVAPSYQLPVDSSEGARRLKLAEWLTDAKNPLTPRVLVNRIWQYHFGIGIVDTPSDFGYMGGRPSHPELLDWLALELLENQWRIKPIHKLIMMSRAYQQSSDYVEAAGRIDGESRLLWRFPPRRLTAEEIRDTWLAVSGALDLRMGGAGFRLFRYSQDNVATYYPLDEHPPETYRRAIYHQTTRATRTDMMSDFDQPDCAFATPRRASTTTPLQALTSLNHRFVQDMSNLLASRIDGRLPKTDEGRVAIAFELCYARPPESDELLVCTEMLSEHGLAALCRVLLNTSELIYVE
- a CDS encoding DUF1501 domain-containing protein, whose amino-acid sequence is MYEPNREMEASLRDISRRGFLGNASSGLAGVGLLQLLAGEIAVGGNAPSGTDSLGLHYRPRAKRVLQIFCPGAASHMDLWEHKPALAKYAGKPLPGEESYVSFQGKNGNLMDSPWPFVPVGNCGKPISSMLPQMSRHVDDIAFVHSMHSRTNTHGPGCVFMNSGHDTEGFPSSGAWMSYALGSENENLPAFVALPDVRGEPPNGKANWTNGFLPARHQAIMMNAQQPIRNLKPPPGIDAQEDLASRDLLEKLNRRFAVAHPAESDLQARIAAYQLAARMQLSAPEVSDLSQESKVTHQMYGTADPNPLKAAYAQNCLLAKRLLVRGVRSVNLYCGSRASGVDGLLNWDAHKTLKDDYERHLPIFDGPTAALLTDLKKLGLLDDTLVLWMTEFGRMPTHQEGTKGRDHNPDGFTCWMMGAGVKGGVSYGSTDEFGRRALENPTTVWDFYATVLHLLGLDHERLTWYHNGLDRRLTDVQGNLIQEILA
- a CDS encoding N-acetylglucosamine kinase — protein: MQSSDSSSTLLLGVDGGGTKTSAWLATADSNGELVVLGRGLAGPGNPGAMGFPAALRNIELAIASAFEQTQLPQQTIDSACLCIAGAGRESEQAQIIHWAKSNALSRTLHVVGDAEVVLAAAGSSVGTETNAPSKLLPRSSSAVALVAGTGSIAWGKSSEGRSLRSGGWGYLLGDEGSGYALGRGLLQLACQTADGRLNEPAVLNAVLERTECNQPSDLIPWTYNAPHATPGQSLSPSPKERIAELSVLCFELALTQQCVHDLVTEGATHLANMVHSVVQQLDSTRYSLALTGSLLCKQPSYCELVQNQLRLLNIAPTQSKLVEEPVQGAVQLAWDYWSQSP
- a CDS encoding FAD-dependent oxidoreductase, whose translation is MRRRELLSLISLSLPPLLVDTSFRGLLHAAPASLGERNADVVVVGGGLGGCAAALAAARAGCRVILTEETDWLGGQLSSQAVPPDEHSKIETSGCTSAYRELRDAIRGYYRQYMPLTAAARAQTHLNPGQGSVSRICHEPRVAVAALYQMLGPHLADGRLTILLNHRPTAANTDGDRVLSVTCQNAGTGERVELTGTSFVDATETGELLPLTGTEFVTGFESQAETAEPHAPTSAQPQNHQAATWCFPIQYIAEGDFTIAKPDQYDFWRSYVPALKPAWPGKLFDWTYSNPATFEPRTLAFDPQKEAAGWWLYRRIAAAKNFIPGAYRGSISLVNWPQNDYLEGNFYDVTAEEQQRHMQGAKQLSLSLMYWMQTEAPRPDGGTGWPELRLCPEVVGTDDGLAKYPYIRESRRIRARFTVLEQHISQAARMEETGLEASEVKAASFQDTVGVGSYRLDLHPSTGGDNYIDLASLPFEIPLGALIPERMQNLYAGCKNLGVTHLSNGCYRLHPVEWNIGEAAGTLAAHCHEQKCSGEAIHSNPKKLAAFQTRLQANGVQLHW